The following coding sequences lie in one Kwoniella dendrophila CBS 6074 chromosome 10, complete sequence genomic window:
- a CDS encoding pre-mRNA-splicing ATP-dependent RNA helicase PRP28, with amino-acid sequence MAGPLSVDEILAKQKAEKEAASKPKFLSKADRAKLALEKRQAEVQSQQGKEEAERQQRIEFERAAEEERRKADAARYGAQNGDGRGSYDRYGRQDYGRLDSRYNNNGNARSNVPTGPRGNAPPSGPRGMRDSPALPYNGNGYSNGNGTPLTPGKAGSSSTPGPNSPGDVALPTDTELIALKARYLGQKTDQKKPRLRKQNDKKVVFDWNENDDTTINERDSWSTDVKSKGPGGAMFGGRLAGFDEGGKRRGQQEFKDNHADALERRRAGKGSNDDRHWSEKPLEEMKDRDWRIFREDFAIAARGGNIPVPLRSWRESNIPYNILDVIEEIGYKEPSPIQRQAIPIGMQNRDLIGIAKTGSGKTAAFVIPMLDYIGHLPPFDDENRHKGPYALIMAPTRELAQQIEQEALRFAKPMGYNCVSIVGGRSVEEQQFNLRNGAEIIIATPGRLKDMIDKSMLVMSQCRYVVMDEADRMVDLGFELDLNFILDAMPATFVKPDDAEINNALKTGEWQGWRVTTLFSATMPAAVERLTRKYLRKPATVTIGNAGEAVDTVEQRVEFIHGGEDKRKARLIEILRTIGLPPPIIVFVNQKKTADMVVRYVQQAGLSGTTLHSGKTQEQRESSLQALRDGNVSVLVATDLAGRGIDVPDVSLVINWQMSGTIEQYVHRIGRTGRAGKNGLAITFISNDDDEVMYDLRVEVEKSKMSKMNPELARHEAARTKVTREMKRKRDDDE; translated from the exons ATGGCAGGTCCACTATCTGTAGATGAGATTTTAGCCAAACAAAAAGCAGAGAAGGAGGCTGCTTCAAAG CCCAAATTCTTATCGAAAGCTGACCGAGCTAAACTCGCTTTAGAAAAAAGGCAAGCGGAAGTACAATCTCAGCAAGGAAAGGAGGAAGCTGAACGTCAACAACGAATAGAATTTGAACgtgctgctgaagaagaaaggcgGAAAGCTGATGCAGCTAGATATGGAGCGCAGAATGGTGATGGAAGAGGATCAT ACGATCGTTATGGACGACAGGACTACGGAAGACTAGACTCAAGGTATAACAATAACGGAAATGCAAGATCAAATGTACCTACAGGACCTAGAGGGAATGCTCCACCATCTGGACCTAGAGGTATGAGGGATTCGCCTGCTTTACCTTATAACGGTAATGGATATAGTAACGGAAATGGaacacctttaacacctgGAAaagctggatcatcatctacaccagGACCAAATTCACCTGGTGATGTAGCGTTACCTACTGATACAGAATTAATTGCATTAAAAGCAAGATATTTAGGTCAAAAGACAGATCAAAAGAAACCTAGGTTAAGAAAACAGAATGATAAAAAAGTGGTATTTGATTggaatgagaatgatgatacgACCATAAATGAACGTGATTCATGGAGTACAGATGTTAAATCAAAAGGACCTGGTGGAGCGATGTTTGGTGGTAGATTAGCaggatttgatgaaggtggcAAAAGAAGAGGTCAACAGGAATTCAAAGATAATCACGCTGATGCATTAGAAAGACGTAgagcaggtaaaggttcaaACGATGATAGACATTGGTCAGAAAAACCTttggaagaaatgaaagatcgTGATTGGCGTATTTTCAGAGAAGATTTCGCTATTGCCGCAAGAGGTGGTAATATCCCTGTACCGTTACGTTCATGGAGagaatcaaatataccttATAATATTTTGGATGTCATAGAAGAAATAGGTTATAAAGAACCTTCACCAATTCAAAGACAAGCTATTCCAATCGGTATGCAAAATAGAGATTTAATTGGTATTGCTAAAACCG GTTCCGGTAAAACCGCTGCTTTCGTTATTCCTATGCTGGATTATATAGGTCATCTTCCGCCGTTTGATGACGAAAATCGACATAAAGGTCCATATGCCTTGATCATGGCTCCTACTCGAGAGCTGGCCCAACAAATCGAACAGGAAGCGCTTAGATTTGCCAAACCAATGGGTTACAATTGTGTATCGATTGTTGGTGGTAGATCAGTGGAGGAACAACAATTCAATCTACGAAATGGTGCCGAAATCATTATTGCCACACCTGGTCGTTTGAAGGACatgattgataaatcaatgtTGGTCATGTCTCAATGTCGATACGTGGTCATGGATGAAGCCGATAGAATGGTTGATTTAGGTTTCGAGTTAGATTTGAACTTTATCTTAGATGCTATGCCTGCAACTTTCGTCAAGcctgatgatgctgaaatCAACAATGCGTTGAAGACTGGAGAATGGCAAGGTTGGAGAGTTACAACACTTTTCTCCGCTACTATGCCTGCGGCGGTCGAAAGATTGACTAGAAAGTACTTGAGGAAACCTGCAACTGTCACAATTGGTAATGCTGGTGAAGCAGTAGATACTGTAGAACAGAGAGTTGAATTTATACATGGAGGTGAGGATAAGCGAAAAGCAAGATTGATCGAAATTTTAAGAACTATTggattaccaccacctataattgtttttgttaaCCAAAAGAAAACAGCAGATATGGTTGTCAGATATGTTCAACAAGCTGGATTATCTGGTACTACATTACATTCAGGTAAAACTcaagaacaaagagaatCATCGTTACAAGCATTAAGAGATGGAAATGTTTCTGTTTTAGTCGCAACTGACTTAGCAGGTAGAGGTATTGATGTACCCGATGTCTCTTTAGTCATAAATTGGCAAATGTCAGGAACAATTGAACAATATGTACACAGAATCGGTAGAACAGGTAGAGCAGGTAAAAATGGTTTAGCAATTACTTTtatttcaaatgatgatgatgaagtaatGTATGATCTGAgagtagaagttgaaaaatcaaaaatgtcGAAAATGAATCCTGAATTGGCAAGACATGAAGCTGCTAGAACAAAAGTTACAAGGGAAATGAAG AGGAAacgagatgatgatgaatag